The following coding sequences are from one Streptomyces dengpaensis window:
- a CDS encoding L,D-transpeptidase family protein, producing the protein MGGMRKNGAMRAGFAAAACGVLIVTLSACGGLGGGSKSGSGAAGDGGPGGKVSPSPARTVDLKRIPGVGDRITQWIPSDSRQVVAVYGEGKDSAHSTAVLYTKSGSTWDETGRWVAHNGKKGWTTDHREGDNRSPVGVFTLSDAGGFLDDPGARLPYSQSEYFQSPYDWEQSHLHDFDYVIAIDYNRIRGTSPIDPTRPWGDAKGGGIWMHLDHGGGTSACVSLPKAAMKYLLRTLDPQQSPVVVMGDKAELNA; encoded by the coding sequence ATGGGCGGCATGCGAAAGAACGGTGCGATGCGCGCGGGGTTCGCCGCGGCGGCTTGTGGTGTCCTGATTGTCACCCTGTCGGCCTGTGGTGGCTTGGGCGGCGGCAGTAAGAGCGGGAGCGGGGCGGCGGGCGACGGAGGACCCGGCGGCAAGGTCAGCCCATCGCCGGCACGCACGGTCGACCTGAAACGTATCCCTGGCGTCGGCGACCGGATTACGCAATGGATCCCGTCAGACTCCCGCCAGGTCGTGGCGGTCTACGGCGAGGGCAAGGACTCCGCGCACTCCACGGCCGTCCTGTACACGAAGTCCGGTTCGACGTGGGACGAGACCGGCCGCTGGGTCGCGCACAACGGGAAGAAGGGCTGGACCACCGACCATCGCGAGGGCGACAACCGCAGCCCCGTGGGCGTGTTCACGCTCAGCGACGCGGGAGGGTTCCTCGACGATCCGGGCGCGCGACTCCCGTACTCCCAGTCGGAGTACTTCCAGTCGCCGTACGACTGGGAGCAGTCGCACCTGCACGACTTCGACTACGTCATCGCCATCGACTACAACCGCATCAGAGGCACCTCGCCGATCGACCCGACCCGCCCGTGGGGCGATGCGAAGGGCGGCGGCATCTGGATGCACCTGGACCACGGCGGCGGTACGTCGGCGTGTGTGAGCCTGCCCAAGGCGGCCATGAAGTATCTGCTGCGCACGCTCGACCCGCAGCAGAGCCCTGTCGTGGTGATGGGGGACAAGGCGGAGCTGAACGCCTGA
- a CDS encoding MarR family winged helix-turn-helix transcriptional regulator, with the protein MTTPDADGLLAEQLLRLTRRVHRIQKRHLEQRELGITPAQSRLLRTLAHYSSPPRMADLAERLEVVPRAVTTLVDGLEASGKVRRVPDPANRRVIRIEVTDEGRTALQELRRARRSAAEEILAPLTDEQREVLGGLLDTLVDGVTGVEHRC; encoded by the coding sequence ATGACCACCCCCGATGCCGACGGTCTGCTCGCCGAGCAGCTGCTGCGGCTGACGCGCCGCGTGCACCGCATCCAGAAGCGCCATCTGGAGCAGCGCGAGCTGGGCATCACTCCGGCCCAGTCCCGGCTGCTGCGCACCCTCGCGCACTACAGCTCACCGCCCCGTATGGCCGATCTCGCCGAGCGGCTGGAAGTGGTGCCCCGCGCCGTGACCACCCTGGTCGACGGCCTGGAGGCGAGCGGCAAGGTGCGCCGGGTCCCCGACCCCGCCAACCGGCGGGTCATCCGCATCGAGGTCACGGACGAGGGGCGCACGGCGCTGCAGGAGCTGCGCCGTGCGCGCCGATCCGCCGCGGAGGAGATCCTGGCCCCGCTGACGGACGAGCAGCGCGAGGTGCTCGGCGGGCTGCTGGACACCTTGGTGGATGGCGTGACCGGGGTGGAGCACCGCTGCTGA
- a CDS encoding ABC transporter ATP-binding protein, translated as MRPDQPTWTPPPVDAGQPRQVRRILKLFRPYRGRLAIVGLLVGAASLVSVATPFLLKEILDVAIPQGRTGLLSLLALGMILSAVLTSVFGVLQTLISTTVGQRVMHDLRTAVYGRLQRMSLAFFTRTRTGEVQSRIANDIGGMQATVTSTATSLVSNLTSVVATIVAMVALDWRLTAVSLLLLPVFVWISRRVGNERKKITTQRQKQMAVMAATVTESLSVSGILLGRTMGRADSLTKSFAEESESLVDLEVRSSMAGRWRMAVIGIVMAAMPAVIYWTAGLAFQLGGSAISIGTLVAFVSLQQGLFRPTVSLLSTGVQIQTSLALFQRIFEYLDLPIDITEPEHPVHLDQVKGDIRFEDVTFHYDDKSRPILDGIDITVPAGGSLAVVGPTGSGKSTLSHLVPRLYDVTGGRVTLDGVDVRDLDFDTLARAVGVVSQETYLFHASVAENLRFAKPDATDDELYAAACAAQIHDHIASLPDGYDTVVGERGHRFSGGEKQRLAIARTILRDPPVLILDEATSALDTRTEHAVQEAIDALSANRTTLTIAHRLSTIRGADQIVVLDSGRTVERGTHEELLEREGRYAGLVRRDAQLEPTR; from the coding sequence ATGCGTCCCGACCAACCCACCTGGACCCCGCCACCCGTCGACGCCGGACAGCCGCGACAGGTGCGCCGCATCCTGAAGCTCTTCCGGCCCTACCGCGGCCGCCTCGCGATCGTCGGCCTGCTGGTCGGCGCCGCGTCCCTCGTTTCCGTCGCCACCCCCTTCCTGCTGAAGGAGATCCTGGACGTCGCGATCCCGCAGGGCCGCACCGGCCTGCTGAGCCTGCTCGCGCTCGGCATGATCCTCAGCGCCGTTCTCACCAGCGTCTTCGGCGTGCTGCAGACGCTGATCTCCACGACCGTCGGCCAGCGCGTCATGCACGACCTGCGCACCGCCGTCTACGGACGGCTCCAGCGCATGTCACTCGCCTTCTTCACCAGAACGCGCACGGGCGAGGTCCAGTCCCGCATCGCCAACGACATCGGCGGGATGCAGGCGACCGTCACCTCCACCGCCACCTCGCTGGTCTCCAACCTCACCAGCGTGGTCGCCACCATCGTCGCGATGGTCGCACTGGACTGGCGCCTCACCGCGGTCTCGCTGCTCCTGCTGCCGGTGTTCGTATGGATCAGCCGCCGGGTCGGCAACGAACGCAAGAAGATCACTACCCAGCGCCAGAAGCAGATGGCCGTGATGGCCGCCACGGTCACCGAGTCCCTCTCCGTCAGCGGCATCCTGCTCGGCCGCACCATGGGCCGCGCCGACTCCCTCACGAAGTCCTTCGCGGAGGAGTCCGAGAGCCTGGTCGATCTCGAAGTGAGGTCGAGCATGGCGGGACGCTGGCGCATGGCCGTCATCGGCATCGTCATGGCCGCCATGCCCGCCGTCATCTACTGGACCGCGGGCCTCGCCTTCCAGCTGGGCGGTTCCGCCATCTCGATCGGCACGCTCGTCGCCTTCGTCTCGCTCCAGCAGGGCCTGTTCCGGCCGACGGTCAGTCTGCTGTCCACCGGCGTCCAGATCCAGACCTCGCTCGCCCTCTTCCAGCGCATCTTCGAGTACCTCGACCTGCCCATCGACATCACGGAGCCGGAGCACCCGGTCCATCTCGACCAGGTCAAGGGCGACATCCGCTTCGAGGACGTCACCTTCCACTACGACGACAAGAGCCGCCCGATCCTCGACGGCATCGACATCACTGTCCCCGCGGGCGGCAGCCTCGCCGTCGTCGGCCCGACCGGCTCCGGCAAGTCCACGCTGAGCCATCTGGTGCCCCGGCTGTACGACGTCACGGGCGGCCGCGTCACGCTGGACGGCGTCGACGTACGCGACCTGGACTTCGACACTCTTGCGCGCGCGGTCGGCGTCGTCTCCCAGGAGACGTACCTCTTCCACGCCTCGGTCGCCGAGAACCTGCGGTTCGCCAAGCCGGACGCCACAGACGACGAGCTGTACGCGGCAGCGTGCGCGGCCCAGATCCACGACCACATCGCGTCCCTGCCGGACGGGTACGACACGGTCGTCGGCGAGCGCGGCCACCGGTTCTCCGGTGGCGAGAAGCAGCGCCTCGCCATCGCCCGTACGATCCTGCGCGATCCGCCGGTGCTCATCCTCGACGAGGCGACCAGCGCCCTCGACACCCGTACGGAGCATGCCGTCCAGGAGGCCATCGACGCCCTGTCGGCCAACCGCACCACGCTCACCATCGCGCACCGGCTGTCCACCATCCGGGGTGCCGACCAGATCGTGGTCCTCGACTCCGGGCGCACGGTCGAACGCGGCACGCACGAGGAGCTGTTGGAGCGGGAGGGGCGCTATGCCGGCCTTGTCCGCCGGGACGCCCAACTGGAGCCGACAAGATGA
- the mltG gene encoding endolytic transglycosylase MltG: MQMNTPPRSTIRLTRRGWVALIATGAVVAATAVAVPLLLSLGGEDKPATSLVIPVGWRAGQVYEAVDKALQMPPGTTMKSLVKADLKLPNDAEGNPEGYLFPTTYPIDEKTTPESLLAKMVTTANQKFNGAPVAAGAQRNAMNVYQAVTIASLVQAEAATKADMGKVARVIFNRLERGMPLQMDSTMNYALNGSTVDAGQNDTRLNNPYNSYQRMGLPPTPIANPGEDAMRAATDPPAGDWLYFMTVKPGDTRFTASYAEHQKNVAEFNQNRKSASQAVTTPAVTAPAAAAPSN, translated from the coding sequence ATGCAGATGAACACTCCGCCACGGAGCACGATTCGACTGACGCGCCGGGGATGGGTCGCCCTCATTGCGACCGGAGCCGTCGTGGCGGCCACCGCCGTGGCGGTGCCGCTGCTGCTCAGCCTGGGAGGCGAGGACAAACCGGCGACGTCCCTCGTCATCCCGGTGGGCTGGCGCGCCGGCCAGGTCTACGAGGCCGTCGACAAAGCCCTCCAGATGCCCCCGGGCACCACCATGAAGTCCCTCGTCAAGGCCGACCTGAAGCTGCCGAACGACGCCGAGGGCAACCCCGAGGGGTACCTCTTCCCGACGACGTATCCGATCGACGAGAAGACGACTCCGGAGTCGCTGCTGGCGAAAATGGTCACCACCGCGAACCAGAAGTTCAACGGGGCTCCCGTCGCCGCCGGGGCGCAGCGCAACGCGATGAACGTCTATCAGGCGGTCACCATCGCGAGCCTCGTCCAGGCCGAGGCGGCGACCAAGGCGGACATGGGCAAGGTGGCCCGGGTCATCTTCAACCGCCTGGAGCGGGGCATGCCGCTGCAGATGGACTCCACCATGAACTACGCGCTGAACGGTTCCACCGTGGACGCGGGCCAGAACGACACGAGGCTCAACAACCCCTACAACTCGTACCAGCGGATGGGCCTGCCGCCCACGCCGATCGCCAACCCCGGTGAGGATGCGATGCGCGCCGCGACCGACCCGCCCGCGGGGGACTGGCTGTACTTCATGACGGTCAAGCCAGGTGACACCCGCTTCACGGCGAGTTACGCGGAACACCAGAAGAACGTCGCCGAGTTCAACCAGAACCGCAAGAGCGCGTCCCAGGCCGTCACCACACCGGCCGTCACCGCTCCCGCGGCCGCTGCCCCCAGCAACTGA
- a CDS encoding NAD(P)-binding domain-containing protein, giving the protein MKNTGEAAREVDVVVIGAGQAGLSSAYHLRRTGFEPERDFVVLDHAPRPGGAWQFRWPSLTYGKVHGMHSLPGMELTDADPARPSSEVIAEYFDTYERTFGLRVRRPVDVRAVREGSDGRLLVETSAGTWSTRALINATGTWDRPFWPRYPGQETFLGRQLHTARYPGPEPFAGQRVVVVGGGASGTQHLMEIAPYAAETTWVTRRPPVFRDGPFTEEFGRAAVALVEERVRQGLPPQSVVSVTGLPLSDAIRQALDDGVLDRQPMFDRITPDGVAWDDGRHVDADIILWATGFRAAIDHLAPLRLREPGGGIRVEGTRAVADPRIHLVGYGPSASTIGANRAGRAAVRDIRRLLAEAPVAA; this is encoded by the coding sequence GTGAAAAACACAGGGGAAGCAGCGCGCGAAGTCGATGTCGTCGTCATAGGCGCTGGACAGGCCGGACTGTCCAGCGCCTATCACCTGCGGCGCACGGGATTCGAGCCCGAGCGGGACTTCGTCGTGCTCGACCACGCGCCGCGTCCCGGCGGCGCCTGGCAGTTCCGCTGGCCGTCGCTGACGTACGGCAAAGTGCACGGAATGCACTCGCTGCCCGGCATGGAACTGACGGACGCGGACCCGGCGCGCCCCTCCTCCGAGGTCATCGCGGAGTACTTCGACACGTACGAGCGCACCTTCGGCCTGCGGGTACGGCGGCCGGTCGACGTACGCGCCGTACGCGAGGGCTCCGACGGCCGGCTGCTCGTGGAGACCTCGGCCGGAACGTGGTCGACGCGCGCGCTCATCAATGCCACCGGCACCTGGGACCGGCCCTTCTGGCCGCGCTATCCGGGCCAGGAGACCTTCCTGGGGCGGCAGTTGCACACGGCGCGGTACCCCGGTCCCGAGCCGTTCGCGGGACAGCGCGTGGTCGTCGTGGGCGGTGGCGCGTCCGGCACCCAGCATCTGATGGAGATCGCCCCGTACGCGGCCGAGACCACATGGGTGACCCGGCGTCCGCCCGTCTTTCGCGACGGTCCGTTCACCGAGGAGTTCGGCCGGGCCGCCGTCGCGCTCGTCGAGGAACGGGTACGCCAGGGGCTGCCGCCCCAGAGCGTCGTCTCGGTGACCGGGCTGCCGCTCAGCGACGCGATCCGGCAGGCCCTGGACGACGGCGTCCTCGACCGGCAGCCGATGTTCGACCGGATCACACCCGACGGCGTCGCATGGGACGACGGTCGTCACGTGGACGCCGACATCATCCTGTGGGCGACCGGCTTCCGGGCCGCCATCGACCATCTGGCACCGCTGCGGCTGCGCGAGCCTGGCGGCGGCATCCGCGTCGAGGGGACGCGCGCGGTCGCCGACCCGCGGATCCATCTGGTCGGGTACGGCCCGTCGGCCAGCACCATCGGCGCCAACCGGGCAGGACGGGCCGCCGTACGGGACATCCGCCGGCTGCTGGCGGAGGCGCCGGTCGCCGCTTGA
- a CDS encoding secondary thiamine-phosphate synthase enzyme YjbQ has product MSDAFTTRVLNVATGSSETVFDLTHDCEAFLREVAAGRDGLLNIFVPHATAGIAIIETGAGSDEDLLTALHSLLPADDRWQHRHGSPGHGRDHVIPAIVAPHATLPVLGGRLELGTWQSVCLVDTNRDNPNRQVRLSFVG; this is encoded by the coding sequence ATGTCCGATGCCTTCACCACTCGTGTCCTGAACGTCGCCACCGGTTCGTCGGAGACGGTCTTCGACCTCACCCACGACTGCGAGGCCTTCCTCCGGGAGGTGGCGGCCGGCCGCGACGGCCTGCTGAATATTTTCGTGCCCCACGCCACCGCCGGCATCGCGATCATCGAAACCGGAGCCGGCAGCGACGAGGACCTGCTCACCGCCCTCCACTCCCTGCTCCCGGCGGACGACCGCTGGCAGCACCGCCATGGCAGCCCCGGGCACGGTCGCGACCACGTGATCCCCGCCATCGTCGCGCCCCACGCGACCCTGCCGGTGCTGGGCGGGCGGCTGGAGTTGGGGACGTGGCAGTCGGTGTGTCTGGTGGATACGAATCGCGATAATCCGAACCGTCAGGTTCGTCTGAGCTTCGTCGGCTGA
- a CDS encoding cold-shock protein, translated as MATGTVKWFNAEKGFGFIEQDGGGPDVFAHYSNIAAQGFRELQEGQKVNFDVTQGPKGPQAENITPA; from the coding sequence ATGGCTACTGGCACCGTCAAGTGGTTCAACGCGGAAAAGGGCTTCGGCTTCATCGAGCAGGACGGCGGAGGCCCGGACGTCTTCGCTCACTATTCCAACATCGCCGCCCAGGGCTTTCGTGAGCTCCAGGAAGGCCAGAAGGTGAACTTCGACGTCACCCAGGGCCCGAAGGGTCCGCAGGCGGAGAACATCACTCCCGCCTGA
- a CDS encoding DEAD/DEAH box helicase, whose translation MSRSARANDRFRPQGEARPGDSSGGSGRRPSTPQGEFALPATVTPALPAVAAFGELDMPAELLKMLAGLGLHEPFPIQAATLPNSLAGRDVLGRGRTGSGKTLAFGLALLVRTAGQRAESRRPLALVLVPTRELAQQVTDALAPYARLLKLRLATVVGGMSIGRQAGALRAGAEVVVATPGRLMDLVERRDCRLDRVNITVLDEADQMADMGFMPQVTELLDQVRPDGQRMLFSATLDRDIDLLVRRYLHDPVVHSVDPSAGAVATMEHHLLQVHGADKYATATEIAARDGRVIMFLDTKHAVDRFTKHLLSSGVKAAALHGGKSQPQRTRTLAQFKTGHVTTLVATNVAARGIHVDDLDLVVNVDPPSDHKDYLHRGGRTARAGASGSVVTLVLPEQRRDMARLMSDAGIRAQITRVRSGEAELSRITGAQAPSNVPVSGSEPIAERPKRGGAPFRGLGTRPGQAGRGGGESRRAAEARQTAEARKAARVRRGA comes from the coding sequence ATGAGCCGTTCAGCTCGCGCGAACGACCGTTTTCGCCCACAGGGTGAGGCGCGCCCCGGCGACAGTTCAGGCGGCAGCGGACGCCGTCCCTCCACACCACAGGGGGAGTTCGCGCTGCCGGCCACCGTCACGCCGGCCCTCCCCGCGGTTGCGGCCTTCGGTGAACTGGACATGCCTGCTGAGCTGTTGAAGATGCTCGCCGGTCTCGGCCTGCACGAGCCGTTCCCGATCCAGGCCGCCACGTTGCCGAACTCCCTCGCAGGGCGCGACGTTCTGGGGCGCGGGCGCACCGGATCGGGCAAGACGCTCGCCTTCGGCTTGGCGCTCCTCGTGCGCACGGCCGGGCAGCGTGCCGAGTCACGGAGGCCGCTGGCCCTTGTCCTCGTCCCCACGCGCGAGCTGGCCCAACAGGTCACCGATGCGCTTGCCCCGTACGCCCGGTTGCTGAAGTTGCGGCTGGCCACGGTGGTCGGTGGCATGTCCATCGGCAGGCAGGCCGGCGCATTGCGTGCCGGAGCCGAGGTGGTCGTCGCGACTCCCGGTCGCCTCATGGATCTCGTCGAGCGCAGGGACTGCCGCCTGGACCGGGTGAACATCACCGTCCTGGACGAGGCCGACCAGATGGCCGACATGGGCTTCATGCCGCAGGTCACCGAACTGCTGGACCAGGTACGCCCCGACGGCCAGCGCATGCTGTTCTCGGCCACGCTGGACCGCGACATCGACCTCCTGGTCCGTCGTTATCTCCACGATCCGGTGGTCCACTCGGTCGACCCGTCGGCGGGCGCGGTCGCCACGATGGAACATCACCTGCTGCAGGTGCACGGCGCCGACAAGTACGCCACCGCCACCGAGATCGCCGCCCGCGACGGACGCGTGATCATGTTCTTGGACACCAAGCACGCTGTCGACCGATTCACCAAGCACCTGCTGAGCAGCGGGGTAAAGGCCGCGGCACTGCACGGGGGCAAGTCGCAGCCCCAACGCACGCGCACCCTGGCGCAGTTCAAGACCGGTCACGTCACGACGCTGGTGGCCACCAACGTCGCGGCCCGGGGCATCCACGTCGACGACCTCGACCTCGTCGTCAACGTCGACCCACCCAGTGACCACAAGGACTACCTGCACCGCGGCGGCCGTACCGCCCGGGCCGGCGCGTCCGGCAGTGTCGTGACGCTGGTCCTGCCCGAGCAGCGCCGGGACATGGCCCGCCTCATGTCCGACGCGGGCATCAGGGCGCAGATCACGCGGGTCCGCTCCGGCGAGGCCGAGCTGAGCCGCATCACGGGCGCCCAGGCTCCCTCGAACGTCCCGGTCAGCGGCAGCGAGCCGATTGCGGAGCGCCCCAAGCGCGGTGGTGCCCCCTTCCGCGGTCTGGGCACCCGCCCGGGGCAGGCCGGTCGCGGCGGTGGCGAGTCCCGCCGGGCTGCTGAGGCTCGCCAGACCGCCGAGGCCCGCAAGGCCGCCCGGGTACGTCGTGGCGCGTAG